A window of Actinomycetota bacterium genomic DNA:
GGCTGGCCCGGCGCCAACCCGAAGGACACCGAGTTCTTCGCCCGCGCCGCCGACGGCCAACTGCCACTCGACAACGCCACGCTGACCGCGTTCGGCATGACCCGGATGGCGAACAACACGGTCGAGGACGACCCGCTGCTGGAGGCGCTGGCCGGATCGGGCGCCGACGTGATCTGCCTGGTGGGCAAGTCGTGGGGTTACCACGTGGACGAGGCGCTGGGCGTGCCGCGCGAGGTCAACCTCGCGATGGTGTCCGACTCCATCGCCTACCTGATCTCGCTCGGCCGGCGGGTGTTCTTCGACGCCGAGCACTTCTTCGACGGCTACCGCCGCGACGAGGCCTACGCCCGCGAGGTCGTGACCGCAGCGGCCGTGGCCGGAGCCGAGTGCGTGGTGCTCTGCGACACCAACGGCGGCACGATGCCGTGGGAGGTCGACGCGATCGTGGCTGACCTGGTCGGGGCGCTGCCGTGCGACGTCGGGTTGCACTTCCACGACGACGGTGGCTGCGCCGTCGCGAACTCGCTCGTCGGGATCCACGCCGGGGCGGTGCACGTTCAGGGCACCGCGAACGGCCTGGGGGAGCGCTGTGGCAACGCCAACCTCTTCACCGTCATCGCCGACCTGCAACTCAAGCGGGGCCTGGCGCTGGTGCCGCCGGACCGGCTCGAGCGCATGACCGAGATCGCGCACGCCGTGGCCGAGCTGTGCAACCAGACGCCGCCGTCGAACCAGCCCTACGTCGGCCACACCGCGTTCAGCCACAAGGGCGGTCTGCACGCCTCGGCCATGGCCAAGGCCCCGGACATGTACCAGCACATCGATCCGGGCGCGGTCGGCAACAACATGCGGCTGGTGGTCAGCGACCTCGCGGGGCGTTCGAACGTGCTCCTCAAGGCCCGCGAGTTCGGTCTCGACATCACCAACGAGCAGGCCGCCGCGGTCCTCGACGAGGTGAAGCGGCGCGAGAAGGAGGGATGGACCTACGAGGCAGCGGATGCCTCCTTCGAGCTGCTCCTGCGCCGCACGACCGGTCTGCTGCTGCCGGAGGACGAGCCGTTCCAGACCCAGCACTACCGGGTCACCGTCGGGGGCGGTTCGGACTCCCCCAGCGCGGAAGGCCCTGCCGAGGCGATCCTGTCGGTGCTCATCGGGCACGAGCGTCGCCTCGGGGCGGGTGAGGGTAACGGACCCGTCGACGCGCTCGACCACGCCTTCCGCAGCGCGGTCAACGGCACCTGGCCCCAGCTCGATCGCATCCATCTCGCCGACTACAAGGTCCGGATCCTCGAGGCATCCCAGGGCACCGACGCGGTGACGCGCGTGCTGGTCACCAGCACGGACGGCAGCGACTACTGGGATACGGTCGGGGTCCACCCCAACATCGTCGAGGCGTCGTGGAAGGCGCTGTCGGACGCGTACACGCACGCGATCCTGCGGGACAACTGGGTGTCTTGATGGCGCGAAGTGCTCAAGTAGCGCAGCGGTAGCACGATGAGGCGTGCTCAAGTAGCGGAGCGGTAGCACATGCGTATCGTCCGGTTCGCGCACACCGAGGGGCCCGCCTACGGCATCGTCGAGGAGGGCGGAGTCGCGGTCATCGAGCCGCACCCGTTCACGCCACACGCCCCGACGGGTGAGGTCGTGGCGCTGGAGGGGCTGCGACTGCTCGCACCCGTGGTGCCGTCGAAGATCGTCTGCGTCGGACGCAACTACCGCGATCACGCTGCGGAGCTCGGCGGTGACGTGCCCCCCGAGCCGCTGCTGTTCCTCAAGCCCTCCACCGCCGTCATCGGACCGGGCGAGCCCATCCGCTACCCGACCGGCGCCACCCGGGAGGTACACCACGAGGCCGAGCTCGCGGTGGTCATCGGTGGGCTGCTACGCGATGCGACGACGGAGCAGGCGGCGGGAGGGATCTACGGGTTCACGGGCGCCAACGACGTGACCGCCCGGGATCTGCAGCGCAGCGACGGCCAGTGGACCCGCGCGAAGGGCTTCGACAGCTTCTGCCCCCTGGGGCCGGCGATCAGCACCGAGATCGATCCCACCGATACCGGCATCCGCTGCTACGTCGACGACGAGCTGCGCCAGGACGGGACGACCGCAGACATGGTCTTCGACGTACCGACCCTGGTCGGGTACATCTCCCGCATCATGACCTTGTTGCCGGGCGACGTCGTGCTGACAGGGACCCCCGCGGGCGTCGGCCCGATCGAGCCCGGTGAGATCGTGCGCGTCGAGATCGACGGCATCGGGCGGCTGGAGAACCCGGTGATCCACCGCACCGCCGTCCGACCGGGCAACGGCGAGGTCAGCGACGACGCCTGACGGCCCTATCCTGCGAAGTGTCCCCTCGTTGCGGGAGCGACACCGTGGAGATCTGGCACAACCCTCGCTGCACCAAGAGCCGGCAGACGCTCGGCCTGCTCGAGGACGCCGGCGTCGAGCCGGAGGTGCGCCTGTACCTGCACGAGCCGCCCAGCGCTGGTGAGCTACGCGGGGTGCTCGACCGCCTCGGGATGCAGCCGTGGGAGCTTGTGCGGACCAAGGAGCCGGTGGCGGACGAGCTGGGCCTCGCCGACTGGCCGCGGGACGAGGAGCACCGCGATCGCTGGATCGACGCGATGGTCGCCAACCCGATCCTGATCGAGCGCCCCGTGGTCCTGACCGACGATGGCCGTGCGGTCCTCGGGCGACCACCCGAGAACGTGGAGGCGCTGCTCTGACCACCGACCAGGCACGCGACCGCCCCGACGTCCCCAACGTCCTCGCGACCCGTTACGCGAGCGATGCGATGGTCGCCATCTGGTCCCCGCACGAGCGCATCGTCCTCGAACGACGGCTGTGGCTCGCGGTGCTGCGGGCTCAGCGCGACCTCGGCGTCGACGTGAGTGACGACGTGATCGCCGACTACGACGCCGTGGTGGAGCAGGTCGACCTCGACTCGATCGCCGCGCGGGAACGCGTCACCCGCCACGACGTCAAGGCGCGCATCGAGGAGTTCTGTGCTCTCGCCGGTCACGAGCACATCCACAAGGGCATGACCTCGCGCGACCTCACTGAGAACGTCGAGCAGATGCAGGTCCGACGCGCGCTGGAGCTGGTACGTGACCGCGTCGTCGCGGTGCTGGCCCGACTCGCCGAGGCAGCCGCGGAGCACGCCGATGTCGTGATCACCGGTCGTTCCCACAACGTGCCGGCGCAGGCGACCACGCTCGGGAAGCGCTTCGCCAACGCGGGCGAGGAGCTGCTGGTCGCGTACCGGCGGCTGGAGGAGCTGATCGCGCGCTACCCCCTTCGAGGACTGAAGGGGCCGGTCGGCACCCAGCAGGACCAGCTCGACCTCCTCGGAGGCGACACCGACGCGCTGGCGCGGCTCGAGCGGGCGGTCGCGTCCCACCTCGGTTTCGACCTGACCCTCACCAACGTCGGCCAGGTCTATCCGCGGTCGCTCGACCTCGACGTCGTGTCGTGCCTGGTCCAGCTCGCCTCCGGCCCCGCGAACCTCGCCAGGACCATCCGCCTTATGGCCGGCCAGGAGCTGGTCACCGAGGGCTTCCAGCCGGGACAGGTCGGCTCGTCGGCGATGCCTCACAAGATGAACACCCGGTCGTGCGAGCGCATCGGGGCGCTGACCTCGGTCCTCAAGGGTCACCTCACGATGACCGCGGAGCTCGTCGGCGACCAGTGGAACGAGGGCGACGTGTCGTGCTCGGTGGTCCGCCGCGTCGCGCTCCCCGACTCCTTCTACGCCTTCGATGGCCTGGTCGAGACGCTGCTGACCGTGATGGCGGAGTTCGGGACGTACCCCGCCGTCATCGAGCGCGAGCTGCGCCGGTACCTGCCGTTCCTCGCCACGACCCGCGTGCTCAGCGCCGCGGTGCGGGCGGGGGCGGGGCGCGAGCAGGCGCACGCAGCCATCAAGGAGCACGCCGTGGCGGTCGCGCTCGAGATGCGCGAGAAGGCGGTCGAGACCAACGACCTGCTCGACCGGCTCGCGGCTGACGAGCGCATCCCACTCGACCGCGCCGCGCTCGACGGGCTGGTCGCCGAGCCGGGCTCGTTCGCGGGCGCCGCTGCCCGCCAGGTGCGGGGTTTCGTCGAGGCGGTCGGCACCATCGTCGCCCGCCACCCCGACGCTGCGGCGTACGAGCCCGCCCCCATCCTCTGACGCCCCGCCGACCGGAGCCCGACATGTCGCGTGCTACCGCTTCGCTACTTGAGCACTCAGGTTGTGCTATCGCTTCGCTACTTGAGCACCTGTGAGCCCGACCCCGCGCGTCCGCATGGCCCCCGCCCCGTCCGGGTGGCTCCACGTCGGCAGCGTCCGTACCGCCCTCTACAACTGGCTGTACGCGCGCAAGCACGGCGGCGCGTTCGTCCTGCGCATCGAGGACACCGACAAGGAGCGCGCCACCGACGAGTCCATGCGTTCCATGCTCGAGGGCTTCCGACTGCTGGGGCTCGACTGGGACGAGGGTCCGGAGGTCGGCGGGGCGCATGGCCCCTACCGCCAGTCGGAGCGTATCGAGCTGTTCCGTGTGGTCGCGCGCCACCTCGACGACGCCGGGCACACCTGGCGCGACCAGCGCACCCCGGACGAGCTCGAGGCGTGGCGGACCGAGCGACGCTCGCTGGGCCTGGCCCCGACCATCAAGGCCTCGAACTCGGACGCGCCCGAGGACCCGTTGGACGAGCGACCCTACGTCCTCCGTCTGCGTCTGCCCGACGAGGGCGAGCTCGTCGTGGACGACCTCGTGCGGGGCGAGGTGCGCTGGGACTGGGCGAACGTCGCCGACCCCGTGCTCGTGCGCTCCGACGGCTCGGCGACCTACCCGCTGGCCAACACGACCGACGACCTCGCTCAAGGCATGACGCTGATCTGTCGGGGCGAGGACCTGCTGTCCGCGACGCCGTTCCAGGTCCACCTCCACCGGGTCCTACGCGGGGACGGCCTCATCGATGCCGCCCTCGAGGAGGTCGGCTTCCCCGCGCGTGAGCCGGACTGGGAGCCGCCTTCCGCGTTCGCGCACCTGTCGATGATCGTCGGGCCCGACCGCAAGAAGCTGTCGAAGCGCCACGGATCGGTCGCGGTCCAGGAACTGATCGCCAAGGGCTACCTGCCGGAGACCCTCGTCAACTACCTCGCACTGCTTGGCTGGGCTCCTGGCGACGGCCGCGAACGGCTCGAGCTCGACGAGATGATCGCGGCGTTCGACTTCGACCGGGTCAGCAAGCCCGCGGCGATGTTCGACGAGGACAAGCTCACGGCGTTCAACGGCGAGCGCATCCGCGACCTCCCGGCGGATGAGCTCTCCCGCCGTCTGATGCCCTACCTGGATGGCACCTACGGCGAACCGCTGATCCGCTCGGAGGCGGCCACCGAGGACCGCGAGATCGTGCGTGGCCTCGTGCCGCTGGTGCAGGAGCGGATGCAGCGCCTCGACGAAGTCCAGCGCTACGCGCCCGCGTTCCTGGCGGAGGAGCTCGACCACGACCAGGACAGCGTGGAGAAGTTCCTCCGGACGGAGGACGCTGGTCGGGTTCTCGCCGCCGCCGAGGACGTGCTCGTGGAAGTCCAGGCGTGGACCGCAACGGCGATCGAGGAGGCTCTCCGCGCCTTGCCGGAACGGCTGGGACTCGGGGCGCGCAAGGTGTTCCAGCCCATCCGCGTCGCGGCCACGGGCTCGTCGGTCAGTCCGCCGCTGTTCGAGTCCCTCGAGCTGATCGGACGTGACCGCGCGCTCCGACGGCTCGCGCACGCGCGAGCTACGTTCGTCTGAGAGAGGGGGCCTGTAGGTGCGTCGCGTTGTCACGCTCGTCGCCATCGTGGTCCTGTCCAGCGCGTTCGGCGGCGCGAACGCCAGGGCCCAGGAGGCCCCCCCGGACCGCGTCCCGGTCGCGGACTTCGAGCCACTGCCACCGTCCTCGCCCTCGGCGGCGGCGGTCGCTGCGCGCAACGAGTTGCTCGGCCCGGGCTGGGACGATCGGGGCGCGGTCACGCTGTACTGGTACGGGGTGTCCTCGTTCATCGTGAGCCTGGGTGGGCACGTGTTCCTGTTCGACGCCTGGGAGATCATCGGTCTCCACGCCGACTACTCGCCGGTTGGACGGGAGGACCTCGCCGCGATCGAACCCGAGGCCATCCTCATCGGGCACGGCCACTTCGACCACGCCGCCGATGCCGGGTACGTCGCGGGGCGCACCGGGGCGGTCGTCGTCGGCAGTGAGGAGATCTGCGACACCGCCAAGGAGGATGCCGCGCGGGACGGCAACGAGGACGCGTTCACCTGTGTCATCACCGGGACCATGGACGAGCCACCCCCGGGGACGACACAGGAGCTGCGCCTGTTCTCCGACCTCGCGCCGGTCACCGTGCTGCAGCACCTCCACTCCGCGGCGACGCCGCCCGGTGAGGACAACGAGCCCGACCCGTTCCTCCCGGTGGGTGATCCGGCGCCCTACATCGAGCAGCTCAACGACGACCCCGAGGCGTTGCTGCGCTTCCTCGAGACCCTCGGCGACGAGCAGGGCGGGACCTGGGCGTACCACTTCCGCGTCGGCGAGCACTTCACGCTCTACCTCGGCGACTCCGCCGGTCCCATCTTCACCTCGACCGAGGTCCAGGAGGCGCTCGACTCCTTCCCCGGCTGCATCGACGTGATGGCCAACGCCATCCTCGGGTTCGACCAGCCGGTGTCGGGCCTTCAGGATCCGCGCCTGTACGTCGAACACGGCCACCCCAAGGTCTTCATCCCCACCCACGCCGACGCGTGGGCGCCCGTCATCTCGGCCGGCCAGGCGTCCTACGTCGACGAGTTCGAGGCGCAGATGGCCCTGCTCGAGCACCCACCGGAGGTGCTCTGGCTGTTCGATCCCGAGGACTACCTCGAAGCGGTCCGCTTCGAACTCGACGACCCCCGCTGGGTGGCGGCGATGCCGGGGTCGAGTTGCGTCGCAGCCGCTGGTGGCGGCGGCTCCGCCAACGGCTCCACCGGGCCGGGGCCGGGTTCGGATGGGGGCGGCGGCACGTCGACGCCGGTGACCGGTGGCGTCGTCGTCGCGCTGGCACTCGGGGCGCTGGTGCTGGCTTTGACGCTGGCCACGGGAGCGGGGGGCGCGGGGCGCGCGGGAAGCTAGCCGCCTGGCTGCGCGGTTGGTGGGGTCTCAGG
This region includes:
- the cimA gene encoding citramalate synthase; amino-acid sequence: MGDAPLPTGAGPGLALYDTTLRDGTQREGINLSVEDKLRVAARMDALGVHYIEGGWPGANPKDTEFFARAADGQLPLDNATLTAFGMTRMANNTVEDDPLLEALAGSGADVICLVGKSWGYHVDEALGVPREVNLAMVSDSIAYLISLGRRVFFDAEHFFDGYRRDEAYAREVVTAAAVAGAECVVLCDTNGGTMPWEVDAIVADLVGALPCDVGLHFHDDGGCAVANSLVGIHAGAVHVQGTANGLGERCGNANLFTVIADLQLKRGLALVPPDRLERMTEIAHAVAELCNQTPPSNQPYVGHTAFSHKGGLHASAMAKAPDMYQHIDPGAVGNNMRLVVSDLAGRSNVLLKAREFGLDITNEQAAAVLDEVKRREKEGWTYEAADASFELLLRRTTGLLLPEDEPFQTQHYRVTVGGGSDSPSAEGPAEAILSVLIGHERRLGAGEGNGPVDALDHAFRSAVNGTWPQLDRIHLADYKVRILEASQGTDAVTRVLVTSTDGSDYWDTVGVHPNIVEASWKALSDAYTHAILRDNWVS
- a CDS encoding fumarylacetoacetate hydrolase family protein, which produces MRIVRFAHTEGPAYGIVEEGGVAVIEPHPFTPHAPTGEVVALEGLRLLAPVVPSKIVCVGRNYRDHAAELGGDVPPEPLLFLKPSTAVIGPGEPIRYPTGATREVHHEAELAVVIGGLLRDATTEQAAGGIYGFTGANDVTARDLQRSDGQWTRAKGFDSFCPLGPAISTEIDPTDTGIRCYVDDELRQDGTTADMVFDVPTLVGYISRIMTLLPGDVVLTGTPAGVGPIEPGEIVRVEIDGIGRLENPVIHRTAVRPGNGEVSDDA
- the arsC gene encoding arsenate reductase (glutaredoxin) (This arsenate reductase requires both glutathione and glutaredoxin to convert arsenate to arsenite, after which the efflux transporter formed by ArsA and ArsB can extrude the arsenite from the cell, providing resistance.) is translated as MEIWHNPRCTKSRQTLGLLEDAGVEPEVRLYLHEPPSAGELRGVLDRLGMQPWELVRTKEPVADELGLADWPRDEEHRDRWIDAMVANPILIERPVVLTDDGRAVLGRPPENVEALL
- the purB gene encoding adenylosuccinate lyase, coding for MVAIWSPHERIVLERRLWLAVLRAQRDLGVDVSDDVIADYDAVVEQVDLDSIAARERVTRHDVKARIEEFCALAGHEHIHKGMTSRDLTENVEQMQVRRALELVRDRVVAVLARLAEAAAEHADVVITGRSHNVPAQATTLGKRFANAGEELLVAYRRLEELIARYPLRGLKGPVGTQQDQLDLLGGDTDALARLERAVASHLGFDLTLTNVGQVYPRSLDLDVVSCLVQLASGPANLARTIRLMAGQELVTEGFQPGQVGSSAMPHKMNTRSCERIGALTSVLKGHLTMTAELVGDQWNEGDVSCSVVRRVALPDSFYAFDGLVETLLTVMAEFGTYPAVIERELRRYLPFLATTRVLSAAVRAGAGREQAHAAIKEHAVAVALEMREKAVETNDLLDRLAADERIPLDRAALDGLVAEPGSFAGAAARQVRGFVEAVGTIVARHPDAAAYEPAPIL
- the gltX gene encoding glutamate--tRNA ligase translates to MSPTPRVRMAPAPSGWLHVGSVRTALYNWLYARKHGGAFVLRIEDTDKERATDESMRSMLEGFRLLGLDWDEGPEVGGAHGPYRQSERIELFRVVARHLDDAGHTWRDQRTPDELEAWRTERRSLGLAPTIKASNSDAPEDPLDERPYVLRLRLPDEGELVVDDLVRGEVRWDWANVADPVLVRSDGSATYPLANTTDDLAQGMTLICRGEDLLSATPFQVHLHRVLRGDGLIDAALEEVGFPAREPDWEPPSAFAHLSMIVGPDRKKLSKRHGSVAVQELIAKGYLPETLVNYLALLGWAPGDGRERLELDEMIAAFDFDRVSKPAAMFDEDKLTAFNGERIRDLPADELSRRLMPYLDGTYGEPLIRSEAATEDREIVRGLVPLVQERMQRLDEVQRYAPAFLAEELDHDQDSVEKFLRTEDAGRVLAAAEDVLVEVQAWTATAIEEALRALPERLGLGARKVFQPIRVAATGSSVSPPLFESLELIGRDRALRRLAHARATFV
- a CDS encoding MBL fold metallo-hydrolase, encoding MRRVVTLVAIVVLSSAFGGANARAQEAPPDRVPVADFEPLPPSSPSAAAVAARNELLGPGWDDRGAVTLYWYGVSSFIVSLGGHVFLFDAWEIIGLHADYSPVGREDLAAIEPEAILIGHGHFDHAADAGYVAGRTGAVVVGSEEICDTAKEDAARDGNEDAFTCVITGTMDEPPPGTTQELRLFSDLAPVTVLQHLHSAATPPGEDNEPDPFLPVGDPAPYIEQLNDDPEALLRFLETLGDEQGGTWAYHFRVGEHFTLYLGDSAGPIFTSTEVQEALDSFPGCIDVMANAILGFDQPVSGLQDPRLYVEHGHPKVFIPTHADAWAPVISAGQASYVDEFEAQMALLEHPPEVLWLFDPEDYLEAVRFELDDPRWVAAMPGSSCVAAAGGGGSANGSTGPGPGSDGGGGTSTPVTGGVVVALALGALVLALTLATGAGGAGRAGS